One window of Canis lupus baileyi chromosome 21, mCanLup2.hap1, whole genome shotgun sequence genomic DNA carries:
- the PHLDA2 gene encoding pleckstrin homology-like domain family A member 2 — MKTPGEVLREGELEKRSDSLFQLWKKKRGVLTPDRLRLFPAGPGARPKELRFHSILKVDCVERTGKYVYFTIVTTDRKEIDFRCAGESCWNAAITLALIDFQNRRALQDFRSRQERAAPAAPPEPRPPRAP; from the coding sequence atgaAGACTCCCGGCGAGGTGCTGCGCGAGGGCGAGCTGGAGAAGCGCAGCGACAGCCTGTTCCAGCTCTGGAAGAAGAAGCGCGGCGTGCTCACCCCCGACCGCCTGCGCCTCTTCCCCGCCGGGCCCGGCGCGCGCCCCAAGGAGCTGCGCTTCCACTCCATCCTCAAGGTGGACTGCGTGGAGCGCACCGGCAAGTACGTCTACTTCACCATCGTCACCACCGACCGCAAGGAGATCGACTTCCGCTGCGCGGGCGAGAGCTGCTGGAACGCGGCCATCACGCTGGCGCTCATCGACTTCCAGAACCGCCGCGCCCTGCAGGACTTCCGCAGCCGCCAGGAGcgcgccgcgcccgccgcgccccccgagccccggccgccccgcgcgCCCTGA